The DNA segment GATCCTGTCTCCAGGTCAGCTGGAGATTGCAACACAACATCAGTTTGAAATGACATGTCACAAGGGCCTTCCTTCCCAGACAGTGTTGTCATTACTGTCTCTCAATATGGATGATGATGCTTTCATATCACCCACTTTCTGTCTTCTCAGGTCACTTTTCTGTAGAAATCATATATTTTTAGCTCACCTGACTGAATTATGATATGCCTGTAGTTAGTAGTGGGACTCAAcatttgtgttctgttttatgcAGTACCATTTTGTATTTCAAGCTTGATTTGACTATGTAAATACCTGcatattcaaaatgaaaaaaattatgTTCAAGATGGAATGTAatttagtatatttgttgttaatAGTTACACTCGAATATTTATTCcattttccatttgttttcattttgacattttttcacCATTGGAATTTATCATCATTAAGTTGAATGGTTACATGTGTAGTCAGCCATGTGGGCGATGGTAGTTGTGGCTTATTTTATATGGTTTTCAGCAGCAAACTTAGTGCTATATGttaagtgtttgttgtgttttaagTGCTGATCTTGTCTTTACCTGCTTTTATTCTGCTCTAAAATGTCCTGTAAAACTGACAGGTCCAGGTAGTGGTATAAACAGATAGTATAGGAACTTCAAATCAGAATGCAATGTGGTTTTTAGTGTCTTTATCTCTGTTTGAGTTTACCGACTGTTGACTTCATATATAAGTGAGCTATCATGATTACATTTTTCATCTTGATGCGGGAACAGTTTTGCCACACAATAGCACAGTACAACAAAGATGTTCCTGTCCTTAGTGTGCTCAGTGAGAGTTCATGTTTTCTTAGTGCAGTGGTAATCAAAGAAGGTTTTAGGGATTGTGAACATATATTCTCACAGCATTCTTTCTGCCAGCCAACCAATGAGATATTGAGATTCTGACAATGTTATCGTTCTTGGTACATCTTGTTGTTATCGTCAGTCATGAATAACAGGTGATGATCACCTTGCTAAGTTTCACTGAAGAATTGTTAGAAGAAGAAACCATGCATAGCCATAAGTGTCCACCACTGATAACCCTCACCAGTAAGTGTCCACCATTGATGACCCTCACCAGTAAGTGTCCACCACTGATGACCCTCACCAGTAAGTGTCCACCACTGATGACCCTCACCAGTAAGTGTCCACCACTGATAACCCTCACCAGTAAGTGTGCATCTACTGATGATCCTCACCAGTAACTATGCATCTACTGATGACCCTCACCAGTAAGTGTGCATCTACTGATGATCCTCACCAGTAAGTGTCCACCACTGATGACCCTCACCAGTAAGTGTCCACCACTGATGACCCTCACCAGTAAGTGTCCACCACTGATAACCCTCACCAGTAAGTGTCCACCACTGATAACCCTCACCAGTAAGTGCCCACCACTGATGATCCTCACCAGTAACTATGCATCTACTGATGACCCTCACCAGTAAGTGTGCATCTACTGATGATCCTCACCAGTAAGTGTCCACCACTGTTGACCCTCACCAGCAAGTGTCCACCACTGATGACCCTCACCAGTAAGTGTCCACCACTGATGACCCTCACCAGTAAGTGTCCACCACTGATGACCCTCACCAGTAAGTGTCCACCACTGATAACCCTCACCAGTAAGTGTCCACCACTGATGACCCTCACCAGTAAGTGTGCATCTACTGATGATCCTCACCAGTAAGTGTGCATCTACTGATGATCCTCACCAGTAACTGTGCATCTACTGATGACCCTCACCAGTAAGTGTGCATCTACTGATGATCCTCACCAGTAAGTGTCCACCACTGATGACCCTCACCAGCAAGTGTCCACCACTGATGACCCTCACCAGTAAGTGTCCACCATTGATGACCCTCACCAGTAAGTGTCCACCACTGATAACCCTCACCAGTAAGTGTCCACCACTGATAACCCTCACCAGTAAGTGTCCACCACTGATGACCCTCACCAGTAAGTGTGCATCTACTGATGATCCTCACCAGTAACTGTGCATCTACTGATGACCCTCACCAGTAAGTGTGCATCTACTGATGATCCTCACCAGTAAGTGTCCACCACTGATGACCCTCACCAGTAAGTGTGCATCTACTGATGATCCTCACCAGTAACTATGCATCTACTGATGACCCTCACCAGTAAGTGTGCATCTACTGATGATCCTCACCAGTAAGTGTCCACCACTGATGAATCTCACCAGCAAGTGTCCACCACTGATGACCCTCACCAGTAAGTGTCCACCATTGATGACCCTCACCAGTAAGTGTCCACCACTGATAACCCTCACCAGTAAGTGCCCACCACTGATGACCCTCACCAGTAAGTGTGCATCTACTGATGATCCTCACCAGTAACTATGCATCTACTGATGACCCTCACCAGTAAGTGTGCATCTACTGATGATCCTCACCAGTAAGTGTCCACCACTGTTGACCCTCACCAGCAAGTGTCCACCACTGATGACCCTCACCAGTAAGTGTCCACCACTGATGACCCTCACCAGTAAGTGTCCACCACTGATGACCCTCACCAGTAAGTGTCCACCACTGATAACCCTCACCAGTAAGTGTCCACCACTGATGACCCTCACCAGTAAGTGTGCATCTACTGATGATCCTCACCAGTAACTGTGCATCTACTGATGACCCTCACCAGTAAGTGTGCATCTACTGATGACCCTCACCAGTAAGTGTCCACCACTGATGACCCTCACCAGCAAGTGTACACCACTGATGACCCTCACCAGTAAGTGTCCACCATTGATGACCCTCACCAGTAAGTGTCCACCACTGATGACCCTCACCAGTAAGTGTCCACCACTGATAACCCTCACCAGTAAGTGTGCATCTACTGATGATCCTCACCAGTAACTATGCATCTACTGATGACCCTCACCAGTAAGTGTGCATCTACTGATGATCCTCACCAGTAAGTGTCCACCACTGATAACCCTCACCAGTAAGTGTGCATCTACTGATGACCCTCACCAGTAAGTGTGCATCTACTGATGACCCTCGCCAGTAAGTGTGCATCTTCTGATGACCCTCACCAGTAAATGTGCATCTACTGATGACCCTCACCAGCAAGTGTCCATCTACTGATGACCCTCACCAGTAAGTGTCCACCACTGATAACCCTCACCAGTAAGTGTCTATCTACTGATGACCCTGACCAGCAAGTGTCCACCTGTGATGTGTCACGTTTTGAGTTCTGCACCACATCTCAAGAACTATTAAATATCTGATGAATTCTTGCACACGTAACAAGCATGAGCTAGTGCCTTTTGGTGTTTGGTATTTTTAAAAGTATTTATCATGTTTCCATTGTAAGATACTGAACTCAGTGCATAAACGGGTGCTAtaattacaattacaattatAAAACCCAGGGGccatatttatcaaacaaaagtCATTAAAAAAACTTAAGTCTGTTCAATAACTTAGTTTTCTCAGTTGTTTTACTTAAGTTTTGTGTAAAAACTTAAGTCATATTTATCAACAGACTTAGAATTAAGATTTGTCATTTTTGACTTAACTATTTAAGACTCCCTTTGCTAGGCTTAAATCAActtgttttgacttaagttatGTAAAAGAAAAATGGCTGCTACACGTAATCCAAGAGTATTTAATGAAAGAACAGACATTCTGCATACATTAGATGATACTGAGCTGCTCCAAAGGTACAGATTTGACAGAAACAGTATTGTTTACATCTGTGATCTACTTGAACACGATTTAAGTCCTGTAACGCATCAGAGTTGTGCAGTGTCCTGTGTTACAAAAGTTCTCATCACTTTACGTTATCTTGCCACTAGCAAATTTCAAATGTGCAGTGGCGATGACCATGGACTCAGCCAACCCACCATTTCAAGAGTTGTTGTACAAACGCTTAATTCACTCACAAGCCAGCGTATGGTCAGAAGATTTGTCACCTCTCCCACGCAAGCCCAAGAAATAAGACAACACCAGCGTCTATTCTATCAGACAGCAAACTTCCCCGGTATAGTTGGTGTAGTTGATGGCACACAGGTTCTAATTCAGGCCCCATCAGTTAATGAGAATAAATTCATTAACAGGCACCACTATCACAGTATTAATACACAGGTAGTGATTGACAGTGACAACCGGATCATCGACATCGTAGCACGTTGGCCTGGCTCAACACATGACTCCCGCATCTTGACAACAAGTGGGTTATCGGAGGTGGATTCTAACACCATTTTTATGTCCTCTTCCTGGACCACAGGCAATCTACAACAGGTATTTTGGTCATTTCTTCGAGTCAATTTCGAGGGCTAACCAATATAGAGTGATTTCCCTTGGTTATATGAAATTCAACATCCAACATAAAAACGAAACGGAAGAGTTACATATCTGATAAGTGCATTTTTTCAGATAATATGTGGTACGTTGTGTACTTCCTCAGTTGTAAATGCATACTAGGTGACTTATCAATGAAGTCAAACGTTTGGTCAAAAAACGTGAGTCATGATATAACCATTTTGTCATAATACCACCCATAAACATTATAAGATCATTTGATGATTCCAGCTATATTCATTGCACATTTTCAGATCTCATAAAAAGACCAGAAATTGCGTGGAAAGACGTATTGGACAACTGAAGCGACGGTTTCATGTACTACATGGAGAAATCAGACTCTTCCCCACAGAAGGCTTGCAAGGTATAGcattacaaacatttttttcccAGGACTCTATCTATCTGAATTGTGGCATTTTCTGTACAGCTACTAAATTAAAGTAAAAGATTGCCACAGGATGAAATCCTGTAAGTGTGAGATTAGTAAGGGTTGGGATTTGACCAACACTTTATTATATGTGAAGTGCACCCTTTTAAAGATAATGATGCCAAAAAATTAGTTTAGATGAAGGCCACAATAATTGATGAATACCAGGGGTTGGGGATTCAAATACAATAAGTTCCATGGATGACTTTctcacaaacattcaaacatttaaaattacacatttcTTGGTCAAATACATGTAACAATAAGTCATCTACTTCctacatttaaattaaattgaCAGAAGTATCTTGACCATTTGTTTTGTCCTCAGTATATACCATTTTTTTCCAATATTCACCTAGGTAATAATTGCCAGTGTTGTGCTGCACAACATCAGCAAGGACAGGAATGTCCGAATGCCAGCTCCATGAGGAGGCATCACTCAACCTGGACAGCTTAGGGCACAAGATGCAAGGTCTTGCACCTATTGCTCCTACAACAACAGGAGCCAGATACAGGTAACAGTTTGCAATCAGCTTCTTCTAATGTACATATTTCTAAAGTTATGGTTCCATGGTTGTCTGAGAAATGCATTGattattaatatattattttcattttccaaagTGCAAGACATCTAATACCAGTTATTGCAGGGTTTATTCAGACCACCCTATACTGTCGATACTGGACATTCTACTCTTCCAGTTTCTTAATTCTTTTTGTAATtctcttttcattttcaaacattcCATCTCTAATTCTAGCTTTTCTTTCTGTAGTGACTCCACAGAAGGCTGATGCTGGCACTGGCAGACTGTTGTCATCTCTGGCAGTTGGTATGTAATCAGCGTGTCCTGGACATCGTCACTGACCATGATTGGGCTATAGGAGATGAATCagtatttgtaaaatatataactgaatgaaacatattttatttctgcatcCTGAGTCTTGTGTTTTATGTTCATTCAGATTCATGGCAGATGAGGAAGGAATGTATTTCAATCTTAAAATCTAATTTCACCCAAACTTTAGaacattatataatttataCAGGGCAATGTTAAGTTTTTGTGTTGCTTGATTGATAAAAGTGGAGGCCTCAGTAGGTTCAGTATTTTCAAATAGCTGAGTGTACACTAATCTTGGACCTGTGATTAGTGTACTGACAGACCTCACATGTTACATCTactcagggataatctacaacattgTAGTCTCCCTGACCTAATGTGCAAGTCGGTATTTAAGGGATAATCTAAAATATTGCAGTCTCCCTGATCTAATGTGTGAGTTGGTATTTCATAAGTAAATGTGAGGTAATTCTGccaaaaaaatattgcaatgttTTTAGTGCTGTATAAAATCAGATTGACATTAGAATGGATATCACATGTACCTCCTCCCTTGATATGATGGAATCAAGCAGTTGAAGGGCAGAGGAATCACAAGAATCTGAAATTCCTGTCAGACTCACATTTTCCCTTCCAATAGCCTCAACAACTGCACTGGTCACCGGACTGACTGGGGTGGGAGGTGGTCCACCTCCTGTAAATGCAAAAAGAACTTTATAGGTTAATTGCTTTATACCATTTGGAAATATACCACAAACATATCTACATTCCTGTAGGTGTTTGTTGTAacttgtaacatatgtcatattttgtatCACACTTTCTTAcctaagtacagattctagaacATGTGATGGGATTCAACCTATGCCCTCAtaatcaggcacctaatcacttGTTACACTTGACCACTTTTTAAATGTCACTGGGTAATCTTAGATCTTTGTGAGttgaaaatattcagtgtaCACAAGCACTGACTATGCAGAAGTGGAAATATTGTGTGCATGAGACTTTTTCCCACTTTGACATGTGTCACATCATTTATGTAgctgtagcagggcgtggagtcatcccacagatgacatccttaccttgtcagcttgctgacggggttaacctctttggtcatgtggacaaggcgtccgacttcggatcagagggtccgtcgttcgaatcccagcacgggactcggaaattttgtggccgctacattggcgcccaacgtggggctgagcacgttcatatcaaatttgaacaaaataagcctcagtacccaactatgcggcccgggacgtgccttctgttgacgggggagtatgtagcagggcgtggagtcatcccacagatgacatccttaccttgtcagcttgctgacggggttaacctctttggtcatgtggacaaggcgtccgacttcggatcagagggtccgtcgttcgaatcccagcacgggactcggaaattttgtggccgctacatagCCTTTATTCATAATTACAGATAATATTGTAAACGCAATCAGGTTTACCAGTAGCAATGGTTTGCTGCCTGAACTTGGAATAAGTCTTTTGTGATGAGCTTTTCAAGTTCttccatttttttttcaacctCTTCCCTGGTCCTTTTATGAGTCAGGCTTGAGTTATTTGTGATCATCTAAAATGTAAACAGAAAACATCAAATGGGGAAAAATCTCATCAAATTACATTAAACATATCTAATTTAATCATGGTACAAAAAAATGTGTCCTTTTACATGTGAAGTAGTTACCAAGTGCATTTGTGTTCTTATTTAGACACTAACATAACAAAAAACGAAATGTGTAATGCAGTATgcattttcataatatataattcTTTTCTAACAGATCAAATGCCATAATTTTAGAGTGGGAATAAAATGACGTACATATGTTTCTTTGCAAATGGCACCAAAAGTCTTCGGGGAAACAGTACCCAACATAACCACAACTGACCATGACATGTGCATGAAAATGTCTGATTTTATCAGTCAGGTAAGGTGAAGCGAATCCACCAATGGCaccaaaataacatttgttatCACGGAACTTCAAACAGGTACCTGCCACGCCTTCTGTCGTTTCACGGCGGTGATGCCCAGTCCAACCTTGCCCTCTAACACCACTCTGTTGGCCGCAACTAGCTCTGCTAGCAAAAGTGACTCTTCTTTTGTGAAATTAGGCTGCCTCTTCTTCGTATCGTCCATCATGTTATCTTATTCGATGCTGTTCGCTGATGTCATCTGCTCTATTGGGGAAATTCCCTCGCTGATGTTTTTCTGTCTCTCAGTAAAAAGAGTTCCACTGGTTGGCTATAAATAAGCGGGATATCCCCTAGTGATCATGTGATTTCGGTGAAATCGACTTAGCTTGTGTCGTCGGACTTAGCTGAGTTTCAGACTTAGCCCGTTTGTGAATACAGTCTTAAGTTTTTGACTTGGCTAAGTCAGTTTTAGGAAACTTAAGTTTTTTCTTTAGTCAAAACTTAGTTGTTTGATAAATACGGCCCCAGATGGATTGTTGCGTTCATTTTTGGATCATACATCTATGAtttattcaatatattttcCTTTATACATTATACAGATATTATTGTAGTAGTAAACTTCTTGTGCTATTTGATTCTTGTACAAATGTGAACATTGCATCTCCAATAGCAATTAATTGATGGGAGAAATGTAAAGTTGTCGATGGGGTGATGTCAACACTGTGTTCTAgttgaaaatatgttgtgtaCTCTATGGGATCATGTTAACGTTTTGTTAAAAATCAACAACTGTTTAGTGAATACTTCAAAGTTATTATTGACACACAAGAGAATTCATCCAGGATTGACCCCCTTGAGAATTCTCTACAATGCATATCTCTGCCAACAAGAACTTTAGCTGACAAACTGGATCATTTCAAATTTTTACGCATggaatattttattgttttgttgtaaatgatattaataatctGAACTTTGGTTTGAATAACAACATCTAAACCAAATGGCGACAAATCTCCTTACATTGGATCACATGTTAAGGAGTGTTGAGGACAAGGAACAGATTGTAGTTcgttttttttatattcatcTGTCACATTGCAAACAGTTTTCAAATGAGTTATAATGACCAAGTAGAGGTTGACCATAATGCACCCAGTAACAGGTCAGGGCAACTACACTGTGGCaagttggattgtctggtccagagtcaatTATGTAGAGATTGCTACATCACTGCTTGCATTATGCCATGTAAAACGACGTCACGTTACATCACTACTTGCATTATGCCATGTTACatgacatcacatcacatcactgcTTGCAATATGACACATCAGTCCCCACTAGATGTTTGTTCAGGCACAAAACCTGGTGACAGATGATGTAAGTTGTTTACAAATACTCATACAGTGTTTCAACAATTCCACATAgttattaaactgttttagagaaATAAAACGtacaacaaacatatttataatttctttCCAATGATGATCATGTACAAACATACATCTCCACACCCATGGAATAAACCTAGACTCACATGGCTTTTTGGAGACTTAGAGCTGGTGTGGGTTGGATAATGTGTTCTTGGAGACATCAGCATTGTTAATCTTTGAGACTTCCAGCCATCTGGAATTTATCAAAAGTGGGGATCACCTATCATCTGTGTCACATTAGTCTTTCACTTGACATTGTGATGACCTTCTATTGCATTTTTGAGACATTTCTTATGAAATAGTGGCACTTGTCCTGAAACCATTcattaacaaaatcaaaatattgattttccGGTTATGTTCTCATGTATTGTGGACTGATAATTCTAGGATTAAATCTCAGCAGTCATTTTGTCCCCATTAGAGACAGGTTTAAGTGGGAATAAAAAAGTAAAGACATATTTCATGTAGAGGACGAACTGAAAATGAGGTTCGAAGTGcccattattttgtgtattacCATTTCAGGATAATAACAGATTGATAACACCAAGGAGGGTCATTTGTCAGATTATGGCAATCAGGATAA comes from the Haliotis asinina isolate JCU_RB_2024 chromosome 12, JCU_Hal_asi_v2, whole genome shotgun sequence genome and includes:
- the LOC137257564 gene encoding uncharacterized protein, with the translated sequence MSEDGLVISLAGLASMGSYVMDFLHNAHVKDRVQNIYVFSAEDSQLYQIIEGMVTKNVAEMKSDRSCLQVMITLLSFTEELLEEETMHSHKCPPLITLTSKCPPLMTLTSKCPPLMTLTSKCPPLMTLTISVHLLMILTSKCPPLMTLTSKCPPLMTLTISVHLLMILTSKCPPLLTLTSKCPPLMTLTSKCPPLMTLTSKCPPLMTLTISVHLLMILTSKCPPLMTLTSKCPPLMTLTSKCPPLMTLTSKCPPLITLTSKCPPLITLTSKCPPLMTLTISVHLLMILTSKCPPLMNLTSKCPPLMTLTSKCPPLMTLTISVHLLMILTSKCPPLLTLTSKCPPLMTLTSKCPPLMTLTSKCPPLMTLTISVHLLMTLTSKCPPLMTLTSKCTPLMTLTSKCPPLMTLTSKCPPLMTLTTSVHLLMTLTSKCPPLITLTSKCLSTDDPDQQVSTCDVSRFEFCTTSQELLNI